The sequence GACCAGCGGGACCATTACTACTACTGGGACGCGTTCACCCTTTACCGTCTGCTCAACAGGCAGGGTTTCGGTTACCGGGACCACCGCTATGTGGACAGCCGGCGGGTGTTCAGACTGCTCAGCAAGGTGCTGCCCCCGCTCAGGAAGATGTCCACGTCGTTTATGATCAAGGTCAGCAAGCAGGAAAGTTGACTGGCTTTAGCATTCCAATCCGGATCAATCATCACGTTTTACAGCACGGAGATAGTAGCTGCGGCAGCCGTTAAGCAGCCATTTTTGTGTGCCCAGGCGCTTGAACATGTCATACCAGCCCGGCAGGAATTGCACGAGCCGCCCCGGCGGGTAAAGCGACAGGATCAGCGCGCGCGGCAGCATCAGCTTGACCTCACCCGGCAGCCAGCAGAGCAAGCTGGGCAGGGGGTTCCAGCCGACCAGCTCCCGGACGCTGTACCCGTGATTTTCAAAAAACGCGGCGGCTTCCCGCGGGGTCCAGAAGCAATCCTTGCCCCGGCCCTGGACCGGGCAGACACGGTTCGCCTCGACAAAATGCATTTCTCCTCCGGGCTTCAGTAACTCCGACAACCTGCCGACAGTCCTGATTTTCTCCTCGACAGTGCGCTCGTAATACAGCACCCAGCCCAG is a genomic window of Candidatus Glassbacteria bacterium containing:
- a CDS encoding class I SAM-dependent methyltransferase; translated protein: MQMPIDDNLRRNIIERWMRHAPARWWGDPMDVRFLLAERLNALSGRRVLDVGCNAGVLAAVAAEAGNDVFGIELERDALLSLRRLSRAERLALRAVCGNWRELPFAPRSFDTLVLGWVLYYERTVEEKIRTVGRLSELLKPGGEMHFVEANRVCPVQGRGKDCFWTPREAAAFFENHGYSVRELVGWNPLPSLLCWLPGEVKLMLPRALILSLYPPGRLVQFLPGWYDMFKRLGTQKWLLNGCRSYYLRAVKRDD